The Erythrolamprus reginae isolate rEryReg1 chromosome 3, rEryReg1.hap1, whole genome shotgun sequence genome contains a region encoding:
- the UQCRB gene encoding cytochrome b-c1 complex subunit 7 yields MRVSTWLKDVASFSQEAARLFAEVKMAGRAPVSAGSRLFEGLRKWYYSAQGFNKYGLRRDDILDENDVVKEAIKRLPEDEYYERIYRIKRAVHLSLTHDILPKDQWTKYEEDKPYLWPHVVEVMRERREKKEFRDK; encoded by the exons ATGCGCGTGAGCACGTGGCTTAAAGACGTCGCTTCTTTTTCCCAGGAGGCAGCGCGGCTGTTTGCAGAGGTGAAAATGGCAGGCAGGGCACCCG TTTCAGCTGGCAGTCGTCTGTTTGAGGGACTTCGCAAATGGTATTACAGTGCACAAGGATTCAACAAATATG GATTAAGGCGTGATGATATACTGGATGAAAATGATGTGGTTAAAGAAGCCATAAAGAGACTTCCAGAAGATGAATACTATGAGAGAATATATCGCATCAAGAGAGCAGTCCATTTGAGTCTGACACATGACATCCTTCCTAAAGATCAGTGGACAAAATATGAAGAG GATAAGCCTTATCTATGGCCACATGTGGTGGAAGTCATGCGTGAAAGACGTGAAAAAAAAGAATTCAGAGATAAATAA
- the MTERF3 gene encoding transcription termination factor 3, mitochondrial has translation MPLWTRQLSRCCSLLNTPNIIKNAKLRKQSVKMWTRFLEPSKLQHLCPYGYYCQMLLKNFRTLHLETHRQFCSSSTETQQTSLSLIDKPKPEVVPTLDTEELLQDLDDDLPISPFEKISEDESLQIKAAPPPPLESFSLKDYVDHSETLRKLVLLGVNLSEVEKYPNAGQILVKLDFETDIKKILLFLNDIGLKDTQFGSFLTKNPYIFNEELEDLKARVEYLISKQFPKEAVTQMVLRAPSLLLFSVENLDDRLGFFQNVLGLNPRKTRNLITRLPRLLTGELEPIEENLAVYEEELGFSKNEIRHIAHTVPKNLSMGKKKLTQIFDYVHNVMGIPHRLMVHFPQIFNTKLLRIKERHLFLKFLGRAQYDPEQPSYISLEKLIALPDNMFCAEVAKADVTDFENFLKTL, from the exons ATGCCTTTGTGGACTCGACAGTTATCCAGATGTTGCTCTTTGTTAAATACACCCAATATTATAAAGAATGCAAAGCTGAGAAAGCAATCAGTAAAAATGTGGACACGTTTTCTTGAACCATCTAAGTTGCAGCACCTTTGTCCTTATGGATATTATTGCCAAATGCTGTTAAAGAACTTTAGAACTTTGCATCTGGAGACTCACAGGCAGTTCTGCAGCTCAAGTACTGAAACCCAGCAGACTTCACTTTCTTTAATTGACAAACCAAAACCTGAGGTGGTACCTACTTTAGATACTGAAGAATTGCTTCAAG ATTTGGATGATGACTTGCCTATATCTCCCTTTGAGAAAATTTCAGAAGATGAGTCTCTTCAAATCAAAGCTGCACCACCACCTCCGTTAGAATCTTTCTCACTTAAAGATTATGTTGACCATTCGGAAACATTGCGCAAATTGGTGCTTCTAG GAGTGAACTTGTCCGAAGTGGAAAAATATCCAAATGCAGGCCAGATTCTTGTAAAACTCGATTTTGAAACTGATATTAAAAAAATCCTTCTATTTCTTAATGATATTGGTTTGAAGGATACACAATTTGGGTCATTTCTCACTAAAAATCCTTATATTTTCAACGAAGAGTTGGAAGATCTAAAAGCAAG GGTTGAGTATCTAATATCAAAACAATTTCCCAAAGAAGCAGTTACACAAATGGTCTTAAGGGCTCCATCTTTACTCCTCTTTTCTGTGGAAAATCTGGATGATAGATTGGGTTTCTTCCAAAATGTACTTGGACTAAATCCAAGAAAG ACTAGAAATCTGATAACCCGTCTTCCAAGATTGCTGACTGGTGAACTTGAACCAATTGAAGAAAATCTTGCA GTGTATGAGGAAGAACTTGGATTTAGTAAGAATGAAATCCGCCATATTGCACACACAGTCCCTAAAAACTTAAGTATGGGCAAAAAGAAGTTAACACAGATCTTTGATTATGTGCATAATGTAATGGGCATTCCCCACAGACTTATGGTACATTTTCCTCAG atttttaatacaaAGTTATTACGAATCAAAGAAAGACATCTATTTCTTAAGTTCCTGGGAAGGGCCCAATATGATCCAGAGCAACCAAGCTACATCTCTTTGGAAAAACTGATTGCCTTGCCAGATAATATGTTTTGTGCTGAAGTTGCTAAAGCAGACGTAACAGACTTTGAAAATTTTTTGAAAACGCTGTAA